One part of the Planctomycetota bacterium genome encodes these proteins:
- a CDS encoding undecaprenyl-diphosphate phosphatase has product MSFFESFILGLIQGIAEFLPISSSGHLAIGEAVFGMKDPEANLAFIVFLHLVSVLAILVALFDEIKDIIFGMRFKAVLWVIVGTIPAGVIGLLFNDKVDKLFDPAHLYLVGIALIINGFILLAGEISGWGEGASVDKVGFKNSLLIGIAQAIAIIPGISRSGSTVSGGLAFGLKKKDAVVYSFLLAIPVILGAAYLELKDFGKFKETFQPIPIITAGITCFITSIIAIKILMRVVQKSKLHYFSFYCFFAGAATIIWFVLK; this is encoded by the coding sequence ATGTCCTTTTTCGAATCATTTATATTAGGCCTCATCCAGGGCATTGCCGAATTCCTGCCCATCAGCAGTTCGGGCCATTTGGCTATCGGCGAGGCGGTCTTCGGTATGAAAGACCCTGAGGCCAACCTTGCCTTTATCGTATTCCTCCATCTTGTTTCCGTCCTGGCAATCCTTGTCGCCTTGTTCGATGAGATAAAGGATATTATCTTTGGAATGAGGTTCAAGGCGGTTTTATGGGTAATAGTCGGGACGATTCCGGCCGGCGTTATCGGGCTCTTGTTTAATGATAAGGTGGATAAGTTATTCGACCCGGCGCATCTCTATCTGGTCGGGATAGCCTTAATCATTAACGGGTTTATCCTCCTGGCAGGCGAGATTAGCGGCTGGGGAGAAGGAGCCAGTGTGGATAAGGTCGGATTCAAGAATTCACTGCTTATCGGTATCGCGCAGGCAATCGCCATTATTCCGGGGATTTCGCGCTCCGGCTCGACCGTTTCAGGCGGGCTGGCCTTTGGCTTAAAGAAAAAGGACGCGGTGGTATATTCGTTTTTACTGGCGATTCCGGTGATTCTGGGCGCGGCATACCTGGAGCTTAAAGATTTCGGTAAATTTAAGGAGACTTTCCAGCCGATACCTATAATTACGGCAGGGATAACCTGCTTTATTACCAGCATTATCGCCATAAAGATTTTGATGCGGGTGGTGCAGAAAAGCAAACTGCATTACTTCAGCTTCTATTGCTTTTTCGCGGGCGCGGCAACGATAATCTGGTTTGTATTGAAGTAA
- a CDS encoding F0F1 ATP synthase subunit beta — protein sequence MNEGKIISVQGPVVDVKFGEDDVLPKIYELLAAETYDKRNVPLEVIEHLTGNVARCIALKQTHDLQRNSPVKASGAAIKVPVGKNIFGRLMNVLGEPIDKRGEIKTEEYLPARRQKDLTVRVTHRGLKNEFIETGMKVIDLLFPLVKGSKSGLLGGAGLGKTQLVLEIIHNITEKQEAIAIFTGVGERIREGNELYYEFESRKMLDKVILVFGQMNESPGARFEVSQTGVTIAEHFLESGKDVLFFVDNIFRFVQAGSELSTLMGRTPSETGYQPTLLSEMSSFQERIRSTSQGSITAIEAVYVPSDDLSDQAVVCTFGYLDSIIVLSREKVQAGLYPAVDPLASSSFSLSPEVVGLRHYRIAMDVLKILNKYEELKRIVAVIGLEEISKEDRLTYERARKLLNFLTQPFFTSEMYTGKKGEYVPLEKTLDGCEKIASGELDKTPVDSFYMIGAV from the coding sequence ATGAATGAAGGTAAAATAATTTCTGTCCAGGGGCCGGTGGTTGACGTAAAATTCGGCGAAGACGACGTCCTGCCGAAAATCTATGAATTGCTCGCCGCCGAAACTTATGACAAGCGTAATGTCCCGCTTGAAGTCATAGAACATCTTACCGGAAATGTCGCCCGATGTATTGCCTTAAAGCAGACCCACGACCTTCAACGTAACAGCCCGGTAAAAGCCAGCGGCGCGGCCATCAAAGTCCCTGTCGGCAAAAACATATTCGGCCGCCTTATGAATGTCCTGGGTGAACCGATTGATAAGCGCGGCGAGATTAAGACGGAAGAGTATCTCCCTGCCAGGCGACAGAAAGACCTGACTGTCCGTGTTACCCACCGAGGACTTAAAAACGAATTTATCGAAACCGGCATGAAAGTAATTGACCTTTTGTTCCCCCTGGTTAAAGGCAGCAAATCCGGGCTTCTGGGTGGCGCCGGCCTTGGCAAGACCCAGCTCGTTTTGGAAATCATCCATAACATCACGGAAAAACAGGAAGCCATCGCCATATTTACCGGTGTGGGCGAACGCATCAGGGAAGGAAACGAACTTTATTACGAATTCGAAAGCCGTAAAATGCTGGATAAAGTCATCCTGGTTTTCGGGCAGATGAACGAATCGCCCGGCGCCCGTTTTGAAGTATCTCAAACCGGCGTGACTATTGCCGAACACTTTCTGGAAAGCGGTAAAGATGTCCTCTTCTTCGTGGATAATATTTTCCGTTTCGTCCAGGCTGGGAGCGAACTTTCCACCCTGATGGGACGCACCCCTTCGGAAACCGGCTACCAGCCAACTTTATTGTCAGAGATGAGCAGTTTCCAGGAACGTATCCGTTCCACTTCCCAGGGTTCGATTACCGCCATCGAAGCCGTCTATGTGCCCAGCGACGACCTTTCCGACCAGGCCGTGGTCTGCACCTTTGGTTATCTTGATTCCATCATCGTGCTCTCGCGTGAAAAAGTCCAGGCTGGCCTTTATCCGGCGGTTGATCCCCTGGCTTCTTCCAGTTTCTCGCTTTCCCCGGAAGTCGTGGGCTTGAGGCATTATCGTATTGCCATGGATGTCCTAAAGATTCTCAATAAATATGAAGAGTTAAAACGTATCGTCGCGGTCATCGGCTTGGAAGAAATTTCCAAGGAAGACCGCCTGACTTACGAGCGCGCCCGGAAACTGCTTAACTTCCTCACCCAGCCGTTTTTCACCAGCGAAATGTATACCGGCAAAAAAGGCGAATACGTGCCTCTGGAAAAGACGCTTGACGGCTGCGAAAAAATCGCCTCGGGCGAATTAGATAAAACACCGGTGGACAGCTTCTATATGATCGGCGCGGTCTAG
- a CDS encoding phosphopantothenoylcysteine decarboxylase codes for MKFLITAGPTREPIDAVRYISNFSSGKMGYALAKEAVKRGNKVILISGPVATETQSSQRKASVSLIKVETTEQMRKTVLKYIPKANCLIMAAAVSDYRPAHTLQGKMKKTQDKISLKLVRNPDILKEIGAKTRNKILVGFALETKNLLKYARAKAREKRLDYIVANPASVIGRDSSDAMVLDSQGRIIKQFRQASKATIARFIIRLAEKSSE; via the coding sequence ATGAAATTCCTGATTACAGCCGGGCCGACACGCGAGCCGATTGACGCGGTGCGCTATATCTCCAACTTCTCCTCAGGCAAGATGGGCTACGCGCTGGCAAAGGAGGCGGTAAAGAGAGGGAATAAAGTAATATTGATAAGCGGCCCTGTAGCCACGGAGACACAGAGCTCACAGAGAAAAGCATCTGTAAGTTTAATAAAAGTGGAAACAACAGAACAGATGCGCAAGACGGTTCTTAAATACATTCCAAAGGCGAATTGCCTGATAATGGCCGCGGCTGTGAGCGATTACCGCCCGGCTCACACACTCCAAGGCAAAATGAAGAAAACACAGGATAAAATCAGCCTCAAACTGGTGCGCAACCCCGATATACTTAAAGAAATCGGCGCCAAAACCCGAAATAAGATATTAGTGGGGTTTGCGCTGGAGACAAAGAATCTCCTTAAATACGCCCGCGCCAAGGCGCGGGAAAAACGGCTGGATTATATCGTGGCTAATCCGGCGTCGGTTATCGGCAGGGATTCAAGCGATGCCATGGTCCTGGATAGCCAGGGCCGTATTATCAAGCAGTTCAGGCAAGCCTCCAAGGCAACCATTGCCAGATTTATTATAAGGCTGGCAGAAAAAAGTAGCGAGTAG
- a CDS encoding TIM barrel protein produces MLLFGTAGVPRSSKEGNTISGIERIKELGLDAMELEFVHGVNLSSQLAEKVREAKERLGIRLTCHAPYFINLNSDEKPKYEASIKRIMDSARIGFIAGVENVTFHAGFYQGGEPEAVYQKIKGGFEKILNGLAKEKIKIRLTPELTGKGSQFGSLEELLRLASELARGELAESIGVGLCLDISHLHARSGGAFNTRAEFDSVWKQIKKSLGAKGLEDIRIHISGIRYSAKGELEHLNLKDSDFNYKDFVESLKANKIGGIAICESPNLEGDALMLKKLYTQR; encoded by the coding sequence ATGTTGTTATTCGGAACGGCAGGAGTACCCCGCTCCTCTAAAGAAGGAAATACCATTTCCGGTATCGAGCGCATCAAGGAGCTCGGTCTCGATGCCATGGAGCTCGAATTTGTCCACGGGGTAAATCTCTCATCTCAGCTTGCGGAAAAAGTCCGTGAAGCCAAAGAGCGCCTCGGTATCCGCCTGACCTGCCATGCTCCGTATTTCATTAATCTAAATTCAGACGAGAAGCCAAAATACGAAGCCAGCATCAAGCGCATTATGGATAGCGCCAGAATCGGCTTTATAGCGGGAGTGGAAAACGTTACCTTCCACGCCGGGTTTTACCAAGGGGGCGAACCGGAAGCGGTATATCAGAAGATTAAAGGCGGATTTGAGAAAATACTGAATGGCTTGGCTAAAGAGAAAATCAAAATCAGGCTTACTCCTGAACTTACCGGAAAGGGTAGCCAGTTCGGGTCACTTGAAGAGTTATTGAGATTGGCAAGTGAATTGGCTCGTGGTGAGCTAGCCGAATCCATTGGCGTTGGCTTATGCCTGGATATCTCCCATCTGCACGCCAGAAGCGGCGGCGCGTTTAATACCAGGGCGGAATTTGACAGCGTCTGGAAACAGATTAAAAAGTCGCTGGGCGCGAAGGGGCTGGAAGACATACGAATTCATATTTCCGGCATCAGGTATTCGGCTAAGGGCGAGTTAGAGCACCTTAACTTGAAAGATAGCGATTTTAATTATAAGGATTTTGTCGAGTCTTTGAAAGCGAATAAAATCGGCGGTATCGCCATCTGCGAAAGCCCGAACCTTGAAGGCGATGCCCTGATGCTTAAGAAACTTTATACGCAAAGGTAG
- a CDS encoding DNA translocase FtsK yields MSKEENNKKSVGKQRLLGVFLFCFGLFLMLSLVTYSPHDYADVAYPVNKTVANKAGSIGAFLAYYAFLFFGIVAFVAAIFISFWGILRFAKREIPSFAIKIASLAIFIFSSCMLVALMTPESFTAWNLSVKMESFGGFIGQALSSTATAYFGYFGSYILALFLMVIAATLATDWIAYYVALWFYQAALKPLGVKLMAKIANRFKPKPVINFPAPTIGSGGGTAVITAAPEGADDKDDSAVATEDEEENNIEEEETNEDSEEAEGVTFGGELAPAATADVPAGPKPKKAPKAVQPISEFILPPIDLLEDAEALDTANDEKAIRDCILVIESTLSNFGVVARVTHVEKGPVVTSYEIELGPGISVHKIAGMADDFAIALKAPNVRIVAPIPGKSTVGIEVPNAFKGIVRVKELLLANPEASQKAALPLFIGKDASGAPLIKDLADMPHLLIAGTTGSGKSICVSSIILSLLMTKTPEQMKLLLIDPKMVELSAFKDIPHLISPVVTDMRRAPLVLKWIVRTMDERYELFLRTGVKKIESYNQLSEEKIREKLSEDGEAPVDVPIRLPYIVVFIDELADLMMAASDDVETAITRISQKSRAVGIHLVMATQRPSVDVITGLIKSNMPARIAFKVASKIDSRTILDRNGAEKLLGQGDMLMLQPSSTDLIRTQGTFVSEKESREVMNFLKKQREPIFDDELLELENKDAMEEIEADPLFEEAAKIVLETQRGSVSLIQRRLAIGYTRAARLVDMMARVGIVGAYKNSKAREVVMTLDEWTQRKNN; encoded by the coding sequence ATGTCTAAAGAAGAGAACAATAAGAAATCCGTAGGCAAGCAAAGGCTATTAGGGGTATTCCTCTTTTGCTTCGGCTTGTTCCTGATGCTTTCGCTGGTGACGTATTCTCCGCATGATTATGCCGACGTGGCGTATCCGGTCAATAAGACCGTTGCCAACAAGGCCGGGAGCATCGGGGCGTTTCTGGCGTATTACGCGTTTCTCTTTTTCGGGATAGTGGCGTTTGTCGCAGCAATCTTTATCTCGTTCTGGGGAATCCTGCGTTTTGCCAAAAGGGAAATACCTTCCTTTGCCATTAAGATAGCCAGCCTGGCCATATTCATATTCTCGTCTTGCATGCTGGTGGCTTTGATGACGCCGGAGAGCTTCACGGCATGGAATTTATCCGTTAAGATGGAAAGCTTCGGCGGGTTTATCGGGCAGGCGTTAAGCTCGACTGCGACAGCATATTTCGGATATTTCGGCAGTTATATCCTGGCGTTATTCCTGATGGTGATTGCGGCGACGCTGGCAACCGATTGGATAGCTTATTACGTGGCGCTCTGGTTCTACCAGGCGGCCTTAAAGCCTTTGGGCGTGAAACTCATGGCGAAGATAGCCAATCGCTTTAAACCTAAGCCCGTGATTAACTTCCCCGCTCCGACTATCGGCTCGGGCGGCGGAACGGCCGTGATTACAGCCGCACCGGAAGGTGCGGATGATAAGGATGACTCCGCTGTCGCTACGGAGGATGAGGAAGAGAATAATATAGAGGAAGAAGAAACGAATGAGGATTCCGAAGAGGCCGAAGGGGTGACTTTCGGGGGAGAATTAGCGCCAGCGGCAACGGCAGATGTTCCCGCAGGGCCGAAGCCCAAAAAGGCGCCTAAGGCAGTGCAGCCGATTTCCGAGTTTATCCTGCCGCCGATTGATTTATTGGAAGATGCCGAGGCGCTGGATACCGCCAATGATGAGAAAGCCATACGGGATTGCATTCTGGTTATCGAATCCACTTTGAGCAACTTCGGCGTGGTGGCGCGGGTGACCCACGTGGAAAAGGGCCCGGTCGTGACGAGCTACGAAATAGAGTTGGGGCCGGGAATCAGCGTCCACAAGATTGCCGGGATGGCGGATGATTTCGCGATAGCGCTTAAGGCGCCTAATGTCCGGATCGTCGCGCCGATTCCGGGGAAATCAACCGTCGGGATAGAAGTGCCGAATGCCTTTAAGGGAATCGTCCGCGTCAAAGAGCTCCTGCTTGCCAATCCGGAAGCCAGCCAGAAAGCGGCGCTGCCTTTGTTTATCGGGAAAGACGCTTCGGGAGCGCCTTTGATTAAAGACCTGGCGGATATGCCGCATCTATTGATTGCCGGGACGACCGGCTCGGGAAAATCCATCTGCGTTTCCAGCATCATACTTTCGTTATTAATGACCAAGACGCCGGAGCAGATGAAGTTGCTTTTGATAGACCCGAAGATGGTCGAGCTTTCGGCGTTTAAGGATATCCCTCATTTAATCAGCCCGGTGGTGACGGATATGCGCCGCGCGCCGTTGGTTCTCAAATGGATTGTCCGGACGATGGATGAGCGATATGAACTTTTCTTAAGGACAGGCGTTAAGAAGATAGAAAGTTATAACCAGTTGAGCGAGGAGAAAATCAGGGAAAAGCTTTCCGAAGACGGCGAAGCGCCGGTGGATGTGCCGATACGCCTGCCGTATATCGTGGTCTTTATAGATGAACTGGCTGATTTGATGATGGCGGCATCGGACGATGTGGAAACGGCCATAACGAGGATATCGCAGAAATCCAGGGCGGTCGGGATTCATTTAGTGATGGCGACCCAGCGCCCGAGCGTGGATGTGATTACCGGACTGATTAAATCCAATATGCCGGCGAGGATTGCCTTTAAGGTAGCCTCCAAAATAGATTCGCGCACCATACTTGACCGGAACGGCGCGGAGAAACTGCTCGGACAGGGCGATATGCTGATGTTACAGCCTTCGTCAACCGACCTCATCCGCACGCAGGGGACATTTGTGAGCGAGAAGGAAAGCCGCGAGGTGATGAACTTCCTTAAGAAACAGCGCGAGCCCATCTTTGACGACGAATTGCTGGAGCTGGAAAATAAGGATGCCATGGAAGAAATCGAAGCCGACCCCTTATTTGAAGAGGCCGCCAAGATAGTGCTGGAGACCCAGCGCGGAAGCGTTTCGCTTATCCAGCGCCGCCTGGCAATCGGCTATACGCGCGCGGCAAGATTGGTTGACATGATGGCGCGGGTCGGAATCGTCGGCGCATACAAAAACAGCAAGGCGCGCGAAGTGGTAATGACCCTTGATGAATGGACCCAGCGGAAGAATAACTGA
- the pheS gene encoding phenylalanine--tRNA ligase subunit alpha: MSFQEVLESVKENALRELGAVKDSAALDSFNTKYLGRKGILRDLTGRIPQLSNEEKGQAGRLINEFKNLLTQKIAETEPSLKSVPQASGDLPDFTLPGEDKNIGRQHPVYRTLADICGIFSRMGFEIAYGPEIEDEYHNFTALNIPLNHPSRDAFDTFYLNVKTDDPSAKHGKWLLRSHTSPVQIRVMQNRKPPIKVLVPGKVFRPDKPSPKHFPMFHQVEGLMVGEGIAFTHLKGILDVFCKEAFGAATEMRFRPSFFPFTEPSAEVDITCIICSGKKVNEKNEPCPTCHGEGWIEILGSGMVHPNVLENVGYDSEKYTGFAFGMGVERIAMLKYHINDIRLFTENHIGFLSQF; the protein is encoded by the coding sequence ATGAGTTTCCAAGAGGTTTTAGAATCCGTTAAAGAGAATGCTTTAAGGGAACTTGGCGCAGTGAAGGATTCCGCCGCGCTTGATTCCTTTAACACCAAATACCTGGGAAGGAAAGGTATCCTGCGCGACCTGACCGGCCGCATCCCGCAACTTTCTAACGAGGAAAAGGGGCAGGCCGGACGCCTGATTAACGAGTTTAAGAATCTCCTGACCCAAAAGATAGCGGAAACTGAACCAAGCTTAAAATCAGTTCCCCAGGCTTCCGGAGATTTGCCGGATTTTACCCTGCCCGGAGAGGATAAAAATATCGGACGGCAGCATCCGGTTTACCGCACGCTTGCCGATATCTGTGGGATTTTCTCCCGGATGGGATTTGAAATCGCTTACGGACCGGAAATAGAGGACGAATACCACAATTTCACGGCTTTGAATATTCCGCTTAACCATCCTTCACGGGATGCCTTTGACACTTTTTACCTTAATGTAAAAACCGATGACCCATCGGCCAAGCATGGGAAGTGGCTTTTAAGGAGCCACACCTCCCCTGTCCAGATAAGGGTGATGCAAAACAGGAAGCCGCCCATCAAGGTGCTTGTGCCTGGCAAGGTCTTCCGCCCGGATAAACCCAGCCCCAAGCATTTCCCGATGTTCCACCAGGTGGAAGGATTGATGGTCGGAGAAGGAATTGCCTTTACGCATCTTAAAGGGATTCTCGATGTATTCTGCAAAGAGGCTTTCGGGGCGGCAACCGAGATGCGCTTCCGTCCGTCGTTTTTCCCATTCACCGAGCCGAGCGCCGAGGTGGATATCACCTGTATTATATGTAGTGGCAAAAAAGTAAATGAGAAAAATGAACCCTGCCCTACCTGCCATGGCGAAGGCTGGATAGAAATACTGGGCTCCGGGATGGTCCATCCGAATGTCCTGGAAAATGTCGGCTATGATTCGGAAAAATACACCGGCTTTGCCTTCGGCATGGGAGTGGAAAGAATCGCCATGTTAAAGTATCATATCAACGATATCAGGCTTTTCACGGAGAACCACATCGGATTCCTGTCGCAGTTCTAG